The genomic interval CCCATGGTGATCATTTCCGGCCAGGTACCCACGCCCGCCATCGGGCTCGACGCCTTCCAGGAATGCGACACGGTCGGTATCACCCGCCCCATCGTCAAGCACAACTTCCTCGTCAAGGACCCGCGCGATCTGGCCGCGACGATGAAGAAGGCCTTCCACATTGCCCGCACCGGCCGCCCCGGCCCCGTGGTGGTGGACGTGCCCAAGGACGTCTCGTTCAAGAAGGTGCCCTACGCCGGCTACCCCGCCAGTGTGGAAATGCGCTCGTACAACCCCGTGCGCAAGGGCCACGGCGGCCAGATCCGCAAGGCGCTGCAGCTGCTGCTGACGGCCAAGCGCCCCTATATCTACACGGGTGGCGGCGTGCTGCTGGGCAATGCCACCAATGAGCTGCGCACGCTGGTGGACATGCTCGGCTACCCCGTCACCAACACGCTGATGGGCTTGGGCGCCTACCCCGCGTCGGACCGCAAGTTCCTGGGCATGCTCGGCATGCACGGCACGATCGAAGCCAACAACGCCATGCAGAACTGCGACGTGCTGCTGGCTGTGGGTGCGCGTTTTGACGACCGCGTGATCGGCAACCCCAAGCACTTCGCCCAGAACGACCGCAAGATCATTCACGTCGATATCGACCCGTCGAGCATCTCCAAGCGCGTGAAGGTCGATATCCCGATCGTCGGCGATGTGAAGGATGTGCTCACCGAGCTGATCTCCATGATCCGCGAGAGCAGCACCCGCCCGGATGCGGGTGCCTTGGCTGCCTGGTGGGACACCATTGAAGGCTGGCGCAAGCGCGACTGCCTGAAGTACGACATGGGCGGCCCCGACGTCATCAAGCCGCAGTACGTGGTGGAAACGCTGTGGAACATGACCAAGGACGCGGACACCTACATCACGTCCGACGTGGGCCAGCACCAGATGTGGGCCGCGCAGTACTACCGCTTTGACGAGCCGCGCCGCTGGATCAACTCCGGTGGCCTGGGCACCATGGGCGTGGGCATCCCTTATGCCATGGGCATCAAGCTGGCCAAGCCGCAATCCGAGGTGTTCTGCATCACCGGCGAAGGCTCGGTGCAGATGAACATCCAGGAGCTGTCCACCTGCCTACAGTACAACACGCCGATCAAGATCTGCTCGCTGAACAACCGCTACCTGGGCATGGTGCGCCAGTGGCAGGAGATCGAATACTCCGGCCGCTACAGCCACAGCTACATGGATGCGCTGCCCAACTTCGTGAAACTGGCTGAGGCCTATGGCCATGTGGGCATGCTGATCGAGCACCCCAAGGACGTGGAGCCAGCACTGCGTGAAGCGCGCAAGCTCAAGGACCGCACCGTGTTCATGGACTTCCGCACCGACCCCACCGAGAACGTGTTCCCGATGGTCCAGGCCGGCAAGGGCATTACCGAGATGCTGCTGGGGTCGGAAGACCTTTAATTCAGCATCAAATCGGCCTCCAGCGCTTGTCCATCAAGCGCTACCAGCTATCGAAAAGATAGCATTCACTTTTTTTGACGAATCTATTGCCTGCCAAGCCCGTGCATTACCGTGCACGGGGGAGGGCAGCGAGAAGAGGAATCTGCACCTATGAAACACATCATTGCTGTCTTGCTGGAAAACGAGCCCGGTGCTCTTTCCCGCGTCGTGGGCCTGTTCTCGGCCCGTGGCTACAACATCGAGTCGCTCACCGTGGCGCCCACTGAGGATCCATCGCTCTCGCGCATGACGATCCAGACCACGGGCTCCGACGACGTGATCGAGCAGATCACCAAGCACCTGAACCGCCTCATTGAGGTCGTGAAGGTGGTGGATCTCACCGAAGGTGCCTACACCGAGCGCGAGCTCATGATGGTGAAGGTGCGCGCCGTGGGCAAAGAGCGCGAGGAGATGAAGCGCATGGCCGACATCTTCCGCGGCCGCATCATCGACGTGACCGAGAAGAGCTACACCATTGAGCTGACCGGCGACCAGTCGAAGAACGACGCTTTTCTGCAGGCCATTGACCGCACGGCCATCCTGGAAACCGTACGTACGGGTGCCAGCGGCATTGGCCGCGGCGAGCGCATCCTGCGCGTGTAACGGATTTGCCTTCAACCGGCTAACGTCGTTGGGTCGTCTTGCCGTGCTACAGCACTGTCTGCGACTCCCCGCCTAGTTATCCGGCTGAATTCAAATCCTATGTAAGACAATCCCCTGTTTTTATTTTTCACCCAACAACGCATTTCTACCGGAGCGACCCATGAAAGTTTTCTACGACAAAGACACCGACCTGAGCCTGATCAAGGGCAAGACCGTGGCCATCATCGGCTACGGCTCGCAGGGCCACGCGCACGCACAAAACCTGAACGACAGCGGCGTGAAGGTTGTGGTCGGCCTGCGCAAGGGTGGTGCATCGTGGGACAAGGTTGGCAAGGCTGGCCTGAACGTGCTGGAAGTGAACGACGCGGTCAAGTCCGCCGACGTGGTCATGATCCTGCTGCCCGATGAAGACATCGCAGCCGTGTACAAGAACAACGTCGAACCCAACATCAAGCCAGGCGCCTCACTGGCATTCGCCCACGGTTTCAACGTGCACTACAACCAGGTCGTGCCCCGCGCTGACCTGGACGTGTGGATGGTGGCACCCAAGGCCCCTGGCCACACCGTGCGCAACACCTACACCCAAGGTGGCGGCGTGCCCCATCTGGTGGCTGTGCACCAGGACAAGTCCGGCAAGGCCCGTGACCTGGCCCTCAGCTACGCTGCAGCCAACGGCGGCGGCAAGGCCGGCATCATCGAGACCAACTTCAAGGAAGAAACCGAAACCGACCTGTTCGGCGAACAGGCCGTGCTGTGCGGTGGCGCGGTCGAGCTGATCAAGATGGGTTACGAAACCCTGGTCGAAGCTGGCTACGCCCCTGAAATGGCCTACTTCGAATGCCTGCACGAGCTCAAGCTCATCGTGGACCTGATCTACGAAGGCGGCATAGCCAACATGAACTACTCGATTTCGAACAACGCGGAATACGGCGAGTACGTGACCGGCCCCGAAGTGATCAACGAGCAGTCGCGCGCCGCCATGCGCAATGCCTTGAAGCGCATCCA from Acidovorax sp. FHTAMBA carries:
- the ilvN gene encoding acetolactate synthase small subunit; its protein translation is MKHIIAVLLENEPGALSRVVGLFSARGYNIESLTVAPTEDPSLSRMTIQTTGSDDVIEQITKHLNRLIEVVKVVDLTEGAYTERELMMVKVRAVGKEREEMKRMADIFRGRIIDVTEKSYTIELTGDQSKNDAFLQAIDRTAILETVRTGASGIGRGERILRV
- a CDS encoding acetolactate synthase 3 catalytic subunit — encoded protein: MEISKAELSSAAAASQGNTSPSSGAQDLMGAEILIKSLQAENVQYIWGYPGGAVLYIYDALYKQDTIQHVLVRHEQAAVHAADGYARATGEVGVALVTSGPGLTNAVTGIATAYMDSIPMVIISGQVPTPAIGLDAFQECDTVGITRPIVKHNFLVKDPRDLAATMKKAFHIARTGRPGPVVVDVPKDVSFKKVPYAGYPASVEMRSYNPVRKGHGGQIRKALQLLLTAKRPYIYTGGGVLLGNATNELRTLVDMLGYPVTNTLMGLGAYPASDRKFLGMLGMHGTIEANNAMQNCDVLLAVGARFDDRVIGNPKHFAQNDRKIIHVDIDPSSISKRVKVDIPIVGDVKDVLTELISMIRESSTRPDAGALAAWWDTIEGWRKRDCLKYDMGGPDVIKPQYVVETLWNMTKDADTYITSDVGQHQMWAAQYYRFDEPRRWINSGGLGTMGVGIPYAMGIKLAKPQSEVFCITGEGSVQMNIQELSTCLQYNTPIKICSLNNRYLGMVRQWQEIEYSGRYSHSYMDALPNFVKLAEAYGHVGMLIEHPKDVEPALREARKLKDRTVFMDFRTDPTENVFPMVQAGKGITEMLLGSEDL
- the ilvC gene encoding ketol-acid reductoisomerase: MKVFYDKDTDLSLIKGKTVAIIGYGSQGHAHAQNLNDSGVKVVVGLRKGGASWDKVGKAGLNVLEVNDAVKSADVVMILLPDEDIAAVYKNNVEPNIKPGASLAFAHGFNVHYNQVVPRADLDVWMVAPKAPGHTVRNTYTQGGGVPHLVAVHQDKSGKARDLALSYAAANGGGKAGIIETNFKEETETDLFGEQAVLCGGAVELIKMGYETLVEAGYAPEMAYFECLHELKLIVDLIYEGGIANMNYSISNNAEYGEYVTGPEVINEQSRAAMRNALKRIQNGDYAKMFIQEGRLNYPSMTARRRNTADHSIEKVGGQLRAMMPWIAKNKLVDQTRN